DNA sequence from the Candidatus Methylacidiphilales bacterium genome:
TTTTCCACCCTTCGCTCCTTCAATTGACACCGCCATTGGAACATCTAAGTTCTAATAAGATGTCCCACTCTCAGGTTCTGAACTTTGAGAACGCCCGCGCTTTGTCCAATCTCTACGCGGGCGAGCCCGCATTGCTGCAGGATGTCGAGGAGCAGTTTCACGTCAAAGTCACCACCCGCGACGGTTGGGTCAAGGTCGAGGGCGACCGCAAGGGCATCCAGCAAACCGAAGCCTTGTTTCGCCAGCTCGAGGGGGCTCATAAAAGCGGCCTCAAAATCCACGAGCACGAATTCCATTACGCACTCAAGGCCATCGCCCAGGGAATGGCGGGCGAACTCGACGAACTCTGGAACGCCCGGATCACGCTCTCAAGCCGCAGGCCCGCGTTGGTCCCGAAAACATTCAAGCAAAAGGCCTACATCGAAGCCATCCGCAGCCACGACTTCATTTTCGGCATCGGCCCGGCGGGCACGGGCAAAACCTTTCTTGCCGTCGCCATGGCGGTGGCCGCCCTGAAAAATGATTCCGTCCATCGGATTGTACTGACCCGCCCCGCGGTTGAAGCAGGCGAAGCGCTGGGCTTTCTTCCGGGCGACCTGAATGAAAAGATTTTCCCGTATCTGAGGCCGCTCTATGACGCGCTTCAGGACATCCTCGGCGCCGAGGACGTGGAGCGCCACATGGAAAAAGGGGTGATTGAAATCGCCCCGCTGGCCTACATGCGCGGCCGCACCCTTTCCAACTCCTTTGTCATCCTCGACGAAGCCCAAAACACCACCACCGAGCAGATGTTCATGTTCCTGACCCGCCTGGGCCCGGACTCGCGTTGTGTCGTCACCGGCGACCCCACGCAGGTGGATCTGCCGCATCACCGCAAATCGGGGCTGGTCGAAGCGATGCAGGCCCTGCAGGATGTGAAGGGCATCTCGTTCAACCGGTTCGGGGAGGAAGACATCATTCGCCACGAATTGGTCGGCAAGATCATCGAAGCCTATAAAAAACACCGGGGCGAAAAGCAAACCAGCCTGTCGATATGATATTCAATTGGTTCAAAAAGCAGGCGCTCGTGCGCAAGGGGTTGTCCTGCGGAAAAAGCCGCCGCCAGTCCAGGGAAACGGATTGGCGCGACTGGTTTGAATGCAGCGGTCTCGCGCGCTGGGGCCTCCTCTTTCTGGCCTGCCTGGCCTTCGCCCGCATCGGCTCCTGGTCCAGCGACGCGCCGTTGAGTGAAATCGCTGTCTTGTCGGCCATGCTCGTTGCCATCAGCCTCTTTATCCTCCCGCTGGCCGTGCGCGAGGTCTGGAAAAACAACCATCTGTTGCTCCTGATGCTGCTTTGCCTGATCACGAACCTGATCCTGAACATTCTTCTCCGCAATTATGCCAAGGAACTGAAGGTCGATGAGGAATCCATCGCCGCCCTGCTGGTCCCCACCGCCCTGGCTCCGATGCTTGTCACCATTTTGATTTCGCCTTCGGCCGGTTTTGTCACCGCATTTATGGTCGCCCTGCTCAGCAATCTGTTCATGCAATCCAACCCCGGCACCTTCCTCAGCAGCCTGCTCACAGGCTTCGCCGCCGCGCAGCTCAGCCAGGGAATCCGCCGCCGTTCCGATCTCATGATGGCGGGCGCAAAAGTAGGCCTCGTCGGCCTGGCCTGCACCCTTCTGATCTGGCTGGCGCGCGCGCTTTCCACAGACAGCCTGGATGATCTGCCGGTACTGGCTTTGGTGGCCGAAAGTGTGTGGGCCATCGCGCTGGGCGTGGCCACTTCGTTTGTGGTCGGCGCAATCCTCCCGATCCTGGAATGGCTTTTCGACCGCATCACGGACATTTCATGGGTGGAACTGGCGGACCTCAAACATCCCCTGCTCAAGCGCCTGGCGGAGGAAGCCCCCGGCACCTATCATCACAGCCTGAACGTTGCCAATCTTGCGGAATCCGCAGCGGAAGCCATCGGCGCGAACCCCACCCAGTGCCGCGTGTGCTCGTATTTTCACGACATCGGCAAGCTGGACAAACCGCAATATTTTGCGGAAAACATGTCTTCCGGGCAGGAGCCCCACAGCCAATTAGCGCCATCGATGAGCGCCCTCATCATCATCTCCCATGTCAAGCAGGGCGTGGATCTGGCTCTGAAAGCCGGGTTGCGCCAGCCCGTCATCGATGTCATCAAGGAACATCACGGCACCTCGCTGGTTTATTATTTTTACAAACGCGCCATGCAACAGCAGGAGGACGCCCGCGCCGGCGGAAAAATCCTCAAGCTCCGCGAAGAAGACATCCCGGAGGTCGATCCCCGTTCCTTTTCCTATCCGGGCCCGATTCCGCAGACCAAGGAATCCGCCATTGTTTCCCTGGCCGATGCGGTCGAGAGCGGTTCCCGTTCGCTGCGCACCGTCACCACCCAGCGTATTGAAAGCCTGGTGAAGGAAATCATCAAACACCGCGTCCAGGACGGACAGCTCGACGAATCCCAGCTCACGTTCAACGAAATCTCCGTCATTTCGGAGCGCTTCACATTCACCCTCAAAAACATGCTCCATGCCCGCATCGAATACCCCAAAATCAAAAGAGAACCCGCCGCCAGGGATAAGGATCTCCAACCTGCAAAACCGTTATCGGATCTCAACCCGCAGGCTGCAAAATCAGTCTGAAAAGATCCCGGCGCTTCTCCAAAAAAAATGGCCGGGAACGCTGGCCTTGCTGGAAATCGTCCTTGTTGATGAAGCGGAAAGCGCGCGAGTGCACCGGGAATTCCTGCAGGATCCGTCCCCGACCGATGTCATCACGTTCGAACACGGGGAACTGGTGATTTGCCCGGCGGTGGCGGAACGGCAACGCCACATCGAAGGGCTTTCATTGGAGGACGAAATCCTGACTTATATCATCCACGGCTGCCTGCATCTTTGCGGCATGGAGGATCATACGGAGCGCGGGTTCAAGGCCATGCGCGCGTTGCAGGCTAAAATCCGGGGAAACATCCTGCGGGCCTAACGCGAATCCCTCACTGGCCTAACCCCTTATCCCAGATGAAAATAAGGGCGTACGCATAATGGTTCTGGCATAGGAAGGTGATACAACCTATGAATCGATTCTGGATCGTCGCGGCCCAGAAGGCCACACACCCCGAAGCGCTCCACTTTCTGCCCCTGTTGATAGCTCTCCGTTATACACAAGTGGGAATGAGTGCGGGTTCTTGACAAAAGCACCGAAGGTGCGGCCTATACCAGCCTGGGGCAGCGCCCCAGGAATATGAATAGTGTAAAACCTCAAGCCCTGTAGGGGCGTTCTAACGTATGCCGGGCTCTGGGTCGCTCCTACAGAGCTCGATAAATTTTAGATGCGCCATACCCAGGGTTTCACCCTGGGCTGGTATAGGGCGGGCCTTCGGCCCTTATGAAAAGCCATTAAACCTCTGCCATTCCACCTTTCAATATCTTGTCCGATATGTTCATAGGAGGAGCTTGCCACGCGCCGATCCAGCACTTGTGTATAACGGCAAGCTTGATAGAGGGGACTGGGCCTCGTCCGCCGCAGCGGAACGAACAACTCGAGTCCGCATGTTTAGCACTGCACGATGCCCCACGCATCGGCGTCATTGCGAGAAGGGTGAAACCCGACGCGGCAATCCAGAGAGAACGAAAAAATTCATCTACGCGCCATTTGCTCAGTTAGCTCCTGTTAAAATCATCTTTTCAAAGTTTTAGCCTTGTAATGTATATCGGAGTTCACTCGCGGCGAATGTCGCAGTTACCCACTTTTTAGGTTTTGTCAAAAAAACTCCCAACCCGCAATCCCGCTGCTTCGCTTTATTCAGAGAGCCTTTCCCCCTTCCAGTTTATTCCAAGCGGAACTCCAAGAATGCCGTTCCTAACTGGAAATATATCCTTTCCCACGACAAAGACACGATAACGATCATCCCTTTTCCCCGTGAAGCATTTGACATCATTCCGTATGGGTACAGCTCCAAGTTCTCGAACGCGCGCCTCTAATTTGACGGCATCCGCCTCATCAAGGAACGACCCTACGATGTGCCAGTGCTCAAGCGACAATATATGTCTGTAGAAAAAGGCGCATGCTTCAGTTTCTGATTCTGCCGAGAAAATTGGCGAAGAATCGCAGCCTCTCTCAGTATAAAATACTTCCCATTTCCCGTTTTTTTGGACGAGGCAGAAAGCATCATCGGCCATTCCTCGGGCTCCAATGGCGAAACGATGCTTATTACACCCTTCTGCCAATAATTTTGACTCAAGTTCAGAGATAGTCATGTCTTATTCGTTTTGCCTTCAGATTTTTATTCTTTCTATCCCCTTGAAATGCACTTCTTATGTCGCAAATAGCGTCATCGAAGATATTAAGGTCAACGCCTGGCATTGGCGAATTTCCGGTCAATCCAACTAAAGATGAATTTTCTGTTCCCATGTGATCCGGTGGTCCTTGGTCTCGGCCATCAGCTCCAGGTCCCCCAGTTGCTTGAAATAATCAAGGGCGGACTGAAAATCCGGAACGTAATCCCATTTGCGGGGTTTCACATGATCCGTTGCAGCCGCACAGGCCCAGATAATACGGGTCGATTTTTCGATCGCCTCGCATCGGGTCTTTAAATTCAACAAGGCGGCTGTTTCATGGAGGTTATATCCCGAATTCCCCATGGTTTCCACAGGCCCGATGATTTCCGAAACCGCCTTGTAGGCGTATTGTGTGATGGGACAACCCGAATTAGCCAGAGCGTGCTTTTCAAATTTAGCGAGGCTCGGAACCTCAGAGAATTTCATGGAGTGGATTCCCCTCTCGTTTGCATATTTGGAATCTACTGCCTTGCTGTTTCCTAGCATTGCACCCTATGGCGGAAAACACAAATGCTATTTGTGCCAGCCACATGCCCATTCCTCATGGCTGGCATGCGCATTTTCGGGACAAAATCCGCAGTCGGCCGGTGTACAAGCCCTGATTTGGGCCAATTCGGAACTTGAAACACGACGCGGAAAACTTAACACTGGGACCATGAGCACCCGTTATGAACGTATGAAATATGTCCGCTGCGGGCAAAGCGGCCTCAAACTCCCCTTGGTCTCCCTTGGCGGCTGGCATAACTTTGAAGCCCTGGACCGCGTCCGGGAACTCACCCTCAAGGCGTGGGACCTCGGCATCACCCATATTGACCTGGCCAACAACTACGGCCCGCCGCCCGGCATCGCGGAAATCCAGTTCGGGCGCATCCTCAAGGGCGAACTCGCCGCCCATCGCGACGAGCTTATCATTTCGACCAAGGCCGGCTACTTCATGTGGGACGGCCCGTACGGCGAATGGGGGTCCAAAAAATACCTGACCGCGAGCCTCGACCAGTCCCTCCGCCGGCTGCAACTCGATTATGTGGACATCTTTTACTCGCATCGCTTTGATCCTGACACACCTCTGGAAGAAACAATGGGGGCCCTCGCGCTCGCCATACAACAGGGCAAGGCCCTGTACGCGGGGATCAGCAGCTACCCGGCCAAGGCCGCGAAAAAGGCCGCCAAAATCATGGCCAAGCTCCGTGTTCCGCTCGTCATCCACCAATGCGCGTACAACATGCTCGACCGGAAAATTGAAGGCAAGGTGCTGGAAGAAACCGGCGATGGCGGCATGGGCATGATCGTTTTCTGCCCCCTGGCCCAGGGGTTGCTCACCAATCGCTATCTTCAGGCCATCCCGGACGATTCGCGCGCCGCCAAGCCCGGAACCTTCCTGGACAAAGACCGCATCACCCCAAAACTGGTTGCCACCCTCAACAAGCTGAACGCCATCGCCAAAGGCCGCGGCCAGACTCTCGCCAGGCTGGCGCTCACCTGGATCTTGCGCGAACGGCATGTCGCCAGCCTGCTTATTGGGGCCAGCAAACCCGAACAAATCGCAGATTGCGCAGCCGTGCAGAACGATGAATTGTTGTCGGCAGAGGAGCTTCGGCAAATCGAAGCCATCCTTGCGGAATTGAACCCGCCATCCACCCCACCCAGGCCCGCGGCGCAAAAAACTCCCGTTCTCAAACCGATCCGTCCCGAACCCAAAGCTGCAAAATAGAAGGAACGACCGCTGTGTCGTCCCAAAAAACCGGATCGTCACGGGCCGGGATGGACCTCCTGACGGCGAACATTAATCTCACAAGAGGAAAACCATTCTACAGGAAGATCGCAAAGAACGTTGAGTTTAAGGCTGAAACCTGGAACTCGACTGTCCCCAGCGCCTCGCGCCTCGTGGTCGCGAGGCAATAATTGGAACCGGATTCACCAAGCCGGTTCCAATTACTGGATCATCGGGATCACGCCCGCTTTTTGCAACGCCGGGCGCGCTTCCACCCGGAACGCCGGCAATTGCCTGTAAAACAGGAATCCCAAAACAAGGCAGGTCCCGCCGTTGACGCAGGTGGCAAAGGTGCTGCCAAAGTGCCCGGCAATGCTTCCGGTCAGCAGGCTTCCAAGCGGCATGCCCCCAAGAAACGCCATTGTAAAAAGGCTCATCACCCGTCCGCGCTTGTCTTCATCCACCAGGTTTTGCAGCAGCGTATTGTTTGAAGCAACGACAAGGATCCCGCCCATCCCAGCCAATAACAGGCAAACCATTGAAAAAACCAGAATTCTGCTGAAGGCAAAGGCAATCAAAGCCAACCCCATCAAACACGCCCCGGAATAAATCACCCGCCCCAGTCCCCGAATGCTCTTGCGGCTTGCCAGATAAAATGCCGCCAGTACCGATCCCGCGGCCGAGGAAGACATGAGAAATCCCAGGGTGCGCGCATCCCCGCCAAAATATTCCCGGGCATAAACCGGCGTCAACACGGCAAAGGAGAGGCCGAACAGGCTCATGCAGCCCGACAGTAAAATCAAACGCCGGATCGGGCCGAATCCATAGGCGTAGTTCAAACCGCTGCGAAAATCGCCCCAGATGCCGGCGCCCGTTTTTTCGGGAGGCCGATGCGCCACACGCATGGCGGCCAGGGCGCCAATCACCGCAAGATAACTCAGCCCATCCAGCAGGAAACAATATCCCGCTCCAACGGCTGCGATCACAAAGCCGCCAATGGCGGGACCGACCAGCCTCGCGAGGTGGAACATCGAAACATTCAAGGCAATGGCGTTGCCCAGGTGTTCTTTCTTCTCCACCAACAACACCGGCAACGACTGCCGCGCCGGCATGTCGAAGGCATTGATGACTCCCTGGAACATCGACAGCAGCGCAAGGTTGGTGATGCTGGCATGGCCGCTGAGTGCAAACCAGGCGAGGCCGAGGGATTGAAGCATTGAGAGCGCCTGGGTTGCCATGAGAAGGCGAAGCCGGCTCAGGCGATCCACCCAGACCCCGGCCGCCGGGCCCATCAAAAGTCCCGGAAGCTGCCCGGAGAACGCCACAAAACCCAGCCAGAATGCGGAATGGGTCAGTTGATAGACCAACCAAACCGTCGCGGTTTGGGTCATCCAGGAACCCGTCAACGAAACAATCTGCCCGGAAAAAAACAGCCGGTAATTCCGGGATGAAAACGGGGCAAGCTGTTGTTGAAAATTCATTGGATATAAAGCTTCGGCACGCGGTCCGTGACATGGGTCAAAATTTCGTAGGAAATGGTTCCCGCCCATTCTGCCATTTCAGTAGCGATAATTGAATCTTTTTTCTGCCGGCCCAGCAGCACCGCTTCCGTTCCGTTCCGGACCCTCCTCAACCCAGTGACATCCACGACAATCTGGTCCATCGTCACCCGGCCCAGGATGCGGCAGCGCCGGCCCTGCACCAGGACCGAACCCTTATTCGACAACGAACGGAACAGTCCGTCCCCATAGCCCACCGCCACCGTGGCCACCCGCATCGCGCGCAATGAGCGGAAGGTGGAACCATAACTGACCGGGGTGCCTTTTGAGATCCGTTTGACAAACGTGACGCGCGATTTCCATTCCAGGGCCGGTTTGAACCAATCCTGCTTCCCGGGCACGGGACTGAGCCCGTACACCGCAATCCCCGGGCGCACAATATGGCAGGCGCTTTTCGGAAAATTGAGGATTCCGGCCGAATTGCAAATATGCCGCGAAATATCTTCCGGCGTGTGCCGCTCGAATAATTTCCATTGCCGCAGGGTGAATTCACGGTCGCTGTCGGCGCCGGCGTAATGCGAAAAGACGCCTTCGACGCGGAGCCGGGGATGCCGCCGCGCGTAATCCAGCAGCTTGCAAAACTCCACGGGCTCGGCTCCAAGCCGGTTCATGCCGGTGTTGAGTTTCAAATGCACCCGTGCGATGCAGCGCAATTTTTCCGCCGTTTGCGCGATTCTCCCGGCTTCATCCAACGACGAAACCGCAAGCATCAAATTGTTTTTCAAAATATCATGGATTTCCGCAGTCAAGGGCGCGCTTAAGAGAAGAATCGGCAGCCGGATGCCGGCCTTCCGCAGGGTTGCTCCCTCCTGCAAATGAGCGCAGCCCAGCATCTGGCAATCACTTGTTTCAAAATACCGCGCCGTCGGAACAAGCCCGTGCCCATAGGCATCCGCCTTGACCAGGCACATGATTTTCGGGCCGGGCCCGATTTTTTTGCGCAGTACTTTCAGGTTATGACCGATGGCGGAAAGATTCACCTCGCACCAGCAACGGAGTTTGGATGTGTTCATGGCAGATTTCATTAT
Encoded proteins:
- a CDS encoding MFS transporter, with product MNFQQQLAPFSSRNYRLFFSGQIVSLTGSWMTQTATVWLVYQLTHSAFWLGFVAFSGQLPGLLMGPAAGVWVDRLSRLRLLMATQALSMLQSLGLAWFALSGHASITNLALLSMFQGVINAFDMPARQSLPVLLVEKKEHLGNAIALNVSMFHLARLVGPAIGGFVIAAVGAGYCFLLDGLSYLAVIGALAAMRVAHRPPEKTGAGIWGDFRSGLNYAYGFGPIRRLILLSGCMSLFGLSFAVLTPVYAREYFGGDARTLGFLMSSSAAGSVLAAFYLASRKSIRGLGRVIYSGACLMGLALIAFAFSRILVFSMVCLLLAGMGGILVVASNNTLLQNLVDEDKRGRVMSLFTMAFLGGMPLGSLLTGSIAGHFGSTFATCVNGGTCLVLGFLFYRQLPAFRVEARPALQKAGVIPMIQ
- a CDS encoding HDIG domain-containing protein, whose translation is MIFNWFKKQALVRKGLSCGKSRRQSRETDWRDWFECSGLARWGLLFLACLAFARIGSWSSDAPLSEIAVLSAMLVAISLFILPLAVREVWKNNHLLLLMLLCLITNLILNILLRNYAKELKVDEESIAALLVPTALAPMLVTILISPSAGFVTAFMVALLSNLFMQSNPGTFLSSLLTGFAAAQLSQGIRRRSDLMMAGAKVGLVGLACTLLIWLARALSTDSLDDLPVLALVAESVWAIALGVATSFVVGAILPILEWLFDRITDISWVELADLKHPLLKRLAEEAPGTYHHSLNVANLAESAAEAIGANPTQCRVCSYFHDIGKLDKPQYFAENMSSGQEPHSQLAPSMSALIIISHVKQGVDLALKAGLRQPVIDVIKEHHGTSLVYYFYKRAMQQQEDARAGGKILKLREEDIPEVDPRSFSYPGPIPQTKESAIVSLADAVESGSRSLRTVTTQRIESLVKEIIKHRVQDGQLDESQLTFNEISVISERFTFTLKNMLHARIEYPKIKREPAARDKDLQPAKPLSDLNPQAAKSV
- a CDS encoding aldo/keto reductase, producing MSTRYERMKYVRCGQSGLKLPLVSLGGWHNFEALDRVRELTLKAWDLGITHIDLANNYGPPPGIAEIQFGRILKGELAAHRDELIISTKAGYFMWDGPYGEWGSKKYLTASLDQSLRRLQLDYVDIFYSHRFDPDTPLEETMGALALAIQQGKALYAGISSYPAKAAKKAAKIMAKLRVPLVIHQCAYNMLDRKIEGKVLEETGDGGMGMIVFCPLAQGLLTNRYLQAIPDDSRAAKPGTFLDKDRITPKLVATLNKLNAIAKGRGQTLARLALTWILRERHVASLLIGASKPEQIADCAAVQNDELLSAEELRQIEAILAELNPPSTPPRPAAQKTPVLKPIRPEPKAAK
- the alr gene encoding alanine racemase — protein: MNTSKLRCWCEVNLSAIGHNLKVLRKKIGPGPKIMCLVKADAYGHGLVPTARYFETSDCQMLGCAHLQEGATLRKAGIRLPILLLSAPLTAEIHDILKNNLMLAVSSLDEAGRIAQTAEKLRCIARVHLKLNTGMNRLGAEPVEFCKLLDYARRHPRLRVEGVFSHYAGADSDREFTLRQWKLFERHTPEDISRHICNSAGILNFPKSACHIVRPGIAVYGLSPVPGKQDWFKPALEWKSRVTFVKRISKGTPVSYGSTFRSLRAMRVATVAVGYGDGLFRSLSNKGSVLVQGRRCRILGRVTMDQIVVDVTGLRRVRNGTEAVLLGRQKKDSIIATEMAEWAGTISYEILTHVTDRVPKLYIQ
- a CDS encoding PhoH family protein, with amino-acid sequence MSHSQVLNFENARALSNLYAGEPALLQDVEEQFHVKVTTRDGWVKVEGDRKGIQQTEALFRQLEGAHKSGLKIHEHEFHYALKAIAQGMAGELDELWNARITLSSRRPALVPKTFKQKAYIEAIRSHDFIFGIGPAGTGKTFLAVAMAVAALKNDSVHRIVLTRPAVEAGEALGFLPGDLNEKIFPYLRPLYDALQDILGAEDVERHMEKGVIEIAPLAYMRGRTLSNSFVILDEAQNTTTEQMFMFLTRLGPDSRCVVTGDPTQVDLPHHRKSGLVEAMQALQDVKGISFNRFGEEDIIRHELVGKIIEAYKKHRGEKQTSLSI
- the ybeY gene encoding rRNA maturation RNase YbeY; its protein translation is MPASNTPKSKENPPPGIRISNLQNRYRISTRRLQNQSEKIPALLQKKWPGTLALLEIVLVDEAESARVHREFLQDPSPTDVITFEHGELVICPAVAERQRHIEGLSLEDEILTYIIHGCLHLCGMEDHTERGFKAMRALQAKIRGNILRA